The window ACATTTGACAAGGTCACCCATTTCGGTCTCGAACTTAGTGAAGACCGCGTCCACCTCGGCAACGATTGCCTCGTACTTCTCGAAATATTCAGTAAAATCTATGGCCATTATATTTTGCTCCTCGTCCGGCGCGCGTATGCCTAGTGCGCACCGTGGCGGTGTGTTGCATCGTTAGATAAGTCGCAAATCAGGGCCGTCAACCGCAGTCGGTTCGAAAAAGGAGATTTTGGCCGGAAAGAATGGAATTGCTTTGCGTCAGATACGAATCTGGCTGTCCCGGGAGGTTCACACTACTTGTAGTTGAGCCTTCCGGGGCAGCCAGAGAAAAAAAATGGAACGGGAGCAGTAGTAGCACTACCGCTCCCGTAGCCATATCGAGAGTCGAGACTAGGCCTCTTCGACAGTGATAGCGTCGGTTTCACAAACCTCAACGCAAGACTCACAACCGAGACATTCGTCATCGTTCACTGCAACGGCTTTGCCGTCCTGAAGTTCGAAAACTTCAACGGGACAAACGTCAACACATTCGCCGTCGCCGGTACACTTGTCGGTGTCGATAGTAATTTCGTAGCCCATTTTTTTCCCTCCAGAAAATAATTTGGGATTGCCCGCACTGTGCGGGCTGTTTCACTGCACCCCTTTAGCATAAGGTTTTCGGGGGGCGCAACAAATTGTTATCAAGCCCAGTCGGAACAGACCGGGTACGAATTTGCTGATATATTCATGCCGTTCCCCTGTCAAGCTGAGAGAACCATTTTCACTCCTGTGTTGCCGAACCTTAAGGGATACATACTATGGTTGTCGTTCGTGCCATACTCGTCTATTCTGCGTGGTCTGAACTGAATCTTAACTCGTCCACTTTAATATAAAGGATACTCATGTTTACTCAGGAAGAACTCAAGAAGTATGCTGAAACCCTGTGGTGGGGACTCTCTACCGCTCGTACCAACCCCTATCAGCCCGGCGACTATGTTCTGCTTCGCTTTGACACCGACGCCATGCCGCTGGCAGAAGTCATGTTCGACCTGCTCATGGAAAAGGGCATCAATCCCGTCCCCCGCCAGAACATGACCGCCAACATGGAGCTCTCCTTTTACGGCAAAGCCAACGAAGCCCAGCTCACCGACATTCCCGCCGGTGACAAGGAATTCGTAGGCGGCCTCAACGGCCTGATCTCCCTGATCGCGCCCTCCTCCCTGACCCACCTCTCCGGCGTAGATCCCAAGAAGATCGGCACCGCAGCCGTGGCCCGCAAATTCATGCGTGACATCATGGAGAAACGTGAGCAGACCGGCGATTTCGGCTGGACTCTCTGCGTCTACCCCACCCCGGCTCTGGCAGAGTCCGCTGGCCTGTCCATGGAAGAGTTCAAGGATCAGGTGATCAAGGCCTGCTTCCTCGACAACGACAATCCGCCTGCAAAGTGGGATGAAATCTTCAACGAGGCCGAGAAGGTCAAGGCATGGCTGAACGGTCTCAACATCGAGCACCTCAACGTCAAGTCCGAGTCCACTGACCTCATCGTGGTTCCCGGCAAAGATCGCCGTTGGCTCGGCGTGTCCGGTCACAATATCCCGTCCTTCGAGATTTTCCTCTCCCCGGACTGGCGTGGCACCGAAGGCGTGTACTACGCAGACCAGCCTTCCTTCCGCTCCGGCAACTATGTCGAAGGCGTGAAGCTCACTTTTGAAAAGGGTGTTGCTGTCAAAACCGAAGCCAAGCAGGGCGACGAATTCGTTGCTAAGCAGCTGACTCTGGACGAAGGTGCAAACCGTCTCGGCGAGTTTTCCCTTACCGACCGCCGTTTCTCCAAGATCAACGCATTCATGGCCAACACCCTCTTTGACGAGAACTTCGGCGGCGAACAGGGCAACTGCCACGTAGCAGTCGGCGCATCCTACTCCGACACCTATGCCGGCGATCAGTCCACTCTCGATGCAGCCAAGAAAGAAGAACTCGGTTTCAACGATTCCGCACTGCACTGGGATCTCGTGAACACCGAACAGAAAGTCGTCACCGCCACCCTCAAGGGCGGCGAAGAGCTTGTCATCTACAAGGAAGGCGAGTTCCAGTACGAATAAATGGCAACCCGCTTCGCGGGTGCCTCCGGCGGCAGGGGGAAGGAAAGGGAAAAAACTTTGTAAAGGGTTCTTCCCCTTCCCTTCCCCAGACCCCCATCCCATCCCCTTTCCAAAACTTTTTGTATGCGCATCCGCGCGGGTAGAGGGGATCGGAGAGATCAACTTCAAAGAAGAGTTGGTCGAACATGACTAAGCATTAAAAAATCGCCTTTATTGTCACTCAGCCTTGAGCGAGGCGACCGCCGGCAGGCACACAAGGACAAATCATGGCAGACAGAAATATTTATTTGAAGACGATTCCGCCTGAAGAGGCTGTACAACTGGCTAAGAATGCCCTTGATAAGGACAGCCTGCTTTCCACAGAAACTATTCCTACTCATGAAGCGGCTGGCCGCGTGACGGCGGGCCCGATCTACGCCCGCTACTCCTCACCTACGTTCCACGCAGCAGCCATGGACGGCATCGCAGTGAAAGCGGAATCTACGTTCATGGCTCGTGAAGACGAACCGACTGCACTGAGCCATGAGACGGAATTCCTGTTCGTGAACACCGGCAATCCCCTGCCTGAGGGCATGAACGCCGTCATCATGATCGAAAACGTGGTGCAGAAGGACGAGGTCACGGTGCTGACCGATGCCCCCGCATTTCCGTGGCAGCACGTACGCCGCATCGGTGAAGATATCGTGGCAACAGAATTGCTGATCCCGCAAAACCGCGAACTGACGCCTTGTGACATCGGCGCTCTGCTGTCAGCAGGCATCTATGAAGTGGAAGTAAAGGAACGAGTCAAAGCCGTGTTCCTGCCCACTGGCGATGAAGTGCTCAATTTTCTCGACAAACCTGCTCCGGTTGCCGGACAGGTCATCGAATCCAACTCGCAGGTTTTCAAGGCGTACGCCGACTCCTGGGGCATTGAAGCCGACTGGAAAGCGCCCACTCCTGATAATGAGGACGCACTGCGCGAGGCAGTCATGGACGGCCTCAAGGCTGGCAACCATGTGGTTATCGTGGGCGCGGGCTCGAGCGCAGGGAGTAAAGACTACTCCAAGAAGGTATTTCAATCCATCGGCACAGTGCTGGTACACGGCATCGCCGTCATGCCCGGCAAACCCACACTGGTCGCTGTCACCGACGAACGAAGCGGATTCCCCGGCCGTCTACTCATCGGCGCACCGGGATATCCGGTATCTGCCGTGGTGTGCCATGAAAAGATTCTTGCCCCTGTAGTGAACTGGCTGCAAGGCACCGCCGTATCTGAACCCGTCATGGCCGATGTGACACTGGCCCGTAAAACGCCATCCAAGCCGGGCATGCGCGAAGCACTCCGACTGGCCGCAGGACGTATTGGCGACCGTATCGTGGCAGCTCCACTGGCGCGTGGTGCAGGCATGATCACCACCATGACCAAGGCACAGGCCGTGGCTTACATCCCCGAGGATGTGGAAGGCGTAGAAGAAGGAGAAATCCTGAGCGCCGAACTACTGGTACCCAAGGCAGACCTTGATCGCGTAATGGTCCACGTAGGTAGCCACGACAATACCATCGACCTGATGGCCAACGAGCTGATGGGACTCGCCGAGCCAATGCGTTTGGTCTCCAGCCATGCAGGTTCCATGGGCGGACTGACCGCACTGAAGTCCGGCTCTGCCCTCTTTGCGGGTGCGCACCTGTTCGATCCGGCATCCGGCGACTTCAACTTCCCGTTCATCGAGAAATATCTCAAGGGGATCGACGTCACCGTAGTCAACCTCGCCATTCGCCATCAGGGATTGATCGTAGCCAAGGGCAACCCCATGAGCATTCAGGGGGTCAACGATCTGGTGCGCGACGACGTGACTTTCATCAACCGCCAGCGCGGCGCAGGGACCCGTATTCTCCTCGACCATCACGTCAAGGAAGCCGGCCTGATGGCGCGCGGCATCCAAGGCTACGAGAACGAGGAATTCACTCACATGGCAGTGGCTGTGAATGTCCTGACAGGCGCAGCCTCATGTGGTCTGGGAATCTTTGCCGCAGCCAAAGCCCTGGACCTCGACTTTGTACCGTTAGCACACGAACGATATGACTTGCTCATCCCCACGCAGTATATGGAAGATGAACGAATCCGTACCCTCATGGAGCTGATCCAGACAGATGAAGTGAAGGCCAAGATCGGCGAACTCGGAGGTTATGAAACCAACCTGACAGGCCAGATCATGAAACCCGGTATGGGCCTGGGGTAAAAGGAGAGAAAAGTGGCAGACCAAACGGCGCTCATCGTGATCGATGTTCAGAACGTCATGTTCGAAACTCCCGGAATGATTCCGTACAACGGCTCTCAAGTCCTGATCAATATCAAGCGACTCATTGAAGAAGCCCGCAAAGCCGATATCCCGATCGTGTATATCCAACACACCACCGAAGGCATTGGCAGTGAGTTCGAACAAGACTCCCGCAACTGGCAGATCCATCCCGCCATTGCCCCGCAGAATGGCGACACAACGTCACTCAAGTACACCTATGACGCCTTTTGCAATACGGAACTGAACGCCAAACTCAAGAAGCTCGGTGCGAACAAGCTTGTTTTCTGCGGCTTGCAGACCGAAGTCTGCGTAGACACAACAGTTCGGAGCGCCAAGGCCCACGGTTACGAGAGCATTTTGGTTGGGGATGCACATAGTTCCTACGACAACGATGTGATCAGGGCACAGGATATCGTGGCACATCATAACAACGTGCTGAACAGGCGTTTTTGTACGGTGATGCCGACCAGTGACATGAAATTTTAAGCCTGCCACTTACAGCAAATGATGAAGGCCGCCTATGGGCGGCCTTTTTTGTTGCTAACGCTTTCCGTCGTTATGATGAATCTTGGAGCGGGTCTTGGCAGTATTTTTTGAGAGATGAGTGTAGCGATTCAGGGCCATTTTGGTAAAATCGTCGAGGATGTACGGCAGATCGGATTCATTCCAAGCAAATTGGAACAACGGCCGCTCCCGAAGAGTGTCTGTGAGGACATAGCCACACCTTTCTGACGGATTCAGCTGCACATCTTCCAAACTGACATGCTCTCCCTTGCCAACAAGACGGTCGAAGAGCCGATACATGGTCATGGAATAGAATTTCTTTACATCCTCCGTAGACTCTGCCTTATGCATCTTCTCCCGAAAACCATGCATCATTTCATTCCGTAGTTTGGAATATGACGATTGCCTTGTCATAACTACCTCCTTTCCCACAAATCGGGCACAGGCCCGGATTGTCTGATTCAACTTCAGTGTATCAACCAAGCCAAGGAGGAGTATTATTATATATGCAAATGGGATTTTCGACTGCGGAATTATCAAAGCACCCCGTTGGGAGGGGCGTCGCTCACATTCAACGGCAGCAGAGAAACGCTGTAAAAACGTCGCGTTGAACACTCAATAAGAATGGGAAAATCATCCCCACACACAAAAACGGAGACTATTTATAGCCAGATTATAATTCCCAAACCCATTTAATCGGGTATTTTGGCGAAACTGGGCAAACCCTCAACCGTTAGGGAGTTACGAGAATGCAGACGATTTCCTGGAATGACGACCTCAAACTGGGCATCAAGACTGTTGACAGCCAACACCGCCGCATAATCGGCATCGCCAACGAGTTCATCAACGCCGCAAACCAACGCAGCAATGGGGCCGCATTGTCCCACATCCTCACCCGACTCCGGGAGCAGGCAGTTGCCAATCTCTCGGTTGAAGAGCGCCTCATGGCACGCGCACGCTACAGTAGGCGCTCAGTCCGTTCTTTGGAGAATCAGCGTTTCAAGGTTGGCCTGAAGCGTCTCCAACGCCACCTGCACACAACAGGGGAAGCCACGGCACAGGACATCACCCAATTCAAGCAATCCCTGATCAACCACATTCGTGGAGCCAAACGAGCCGTCATCAGAAGCATTGTAGCTATCTAGTCCTACCAATGCCTTCTGTTTTCGGGGGGAGAATAAGAAAGGCCGCCTTCACTGGCGGCCTTTTGTATTGAAATCTAGATTAATTTTACTCTATTGCAAACAAGTGACTAGCAATAAGACGTCAATGGTAATCTCATTGAGAATCTACGCAGCCCTCTTACGACGAAACCCGACAAGTCCGACTAAACCGGACCCCAACAGCCAGACTGCACCAGGAATAGGGGTTGGACTAGTTTTGTCAAAAGTCCCGGACACTGCAAACTCGCCCAAAGATTGAGTAAAAGTTCCATCAAAGAAAAATGACATATAGCCAAATTCTGGATGTTTATCCTGAAACACAGTTGGTCCTTCGATGGACCAACCTTGTAAAGTATTTATAAACTTGGTGTATATAAGATTTTCAACGTACCCGTAAGTGTTTGGATATGATTTATTCATCAAAATCCCTTTACCTCCCCAAGCGACACCAGACTCGGGAACCCACAAATAGCCACCGTTAAGGTCAAAATCTACAAGCTTACTATCAGGACCAAATTCAACAGACATCTCCATTTGTGAAAAGCTATTATCCAGATTTTCGTAAGTTACTATTCCCGAATAACGACCAAAAAAAGCGGTATTATCGTCAATAGGTGACAAAGCAGCCATTGCCACGGATACTGTTGAAAATAGGATCAAAAAGGAAAAGATAGGAATGTACAACAATGGTCGATTCAGCATGAATGTGCTCCATAAGAACATGAGTAAGAAGATATAAATGTGAAAACGCAGCATAGAAGCAACAATCGACCCATAAGTACATTACACAATAATTTAAGTTATTTAGAAAAGAAACAGGCACTCGACCATCTGCAACAACTCAACTGTCCGGAAAAAACAGAAAACCCTACACTGAGTAAGTGTAGGGTTTTTCAAAATCGATACAACACATATGGTTGACGATATCGAGATAAAGCGAGTTTATCCGACGCCGTCCCCGGCTTCGGTGATGGCACTTTCTACAGCTTGAGCGATAACATCCGGAGCATCTGTCATCCCTTGCTCCATCATGCCGATCTGGAGATTCAGTTCTCTCTGAACTGCGATGGCCTGAGGGTTGAAATATTGTTTCCACAGGGCTGCAGCCTTTTCAGGTCTCTCCAAGCGGACCATGGTCAGCCCGAGATAGAGCATGGCGTCCTTATACTCACGATTGATACGCAGTGTCCGTTCGAATTCCAGTTTTGCCTGGCGGTATTTGCCAACTTTATACAGGCAAACCCCACAACGGTAGCGGATATCCGCATCGTTCTTTTCAGCGTCGATGCATTCCTTATATTTTTCGCGAGCCTCTTCCCATCGTTGATCCACATACAGTGAATTCGCCTCTTTCATGGTGTCGATGGTTTCGGCAGTGCCCGCAACAGGCTCGTCCAATTTTTCCTTTTTCACACGGCGGACCGCTCCAAACAGGAAATTGCGACGGGATTTGTTAATCTTTTTCTCAGCCATGAGAACCTCCGGTGGGCAAACATACCCGTTTCATCTACGGGGTCAACCTGCTGCGGGGAGGGAAATCAGAGTAGGAGGTCGCCTGCGGCTCCATTGTCAGGTGATTTTGCCTCTGGCGGCCAAAGGGCTATACCCTTTGGAATCCCTTTCTGCGCCTTTGGCGCACTACTATCGCGCCGGAGGCGCATATGGGATTCCAAAGGCCCTCGGCCTTTGGCGGGTGCAGGGCGGTGCCCTGCTAGTTCAATCTTAATCGCCGCGAAGCGGCATCCTATTTCCCTCTCTCTAATTGCCTTTTCATAGTGTTCATGGAATAAATCCGGCCATGAGCAAATCCATCTGCGGCTGGACCGGAAAGGTCCTGCACATCGACCTGACCACACGCGAAATGGCAGCCCAATATCCGGCTCGTCCCGTGTACGAAAAGTACCTGGGCGGCAAAGGACTGGCTGGCTATTACCTGCGCCCCTACTGCACACTGGAAACAGAAGAACCGGACCTGCCTATTCTGGTTTTTGCCGGTCCTCTGACCGGCACCATCGCGCCGACATCCGGACGCGGAACCATCATGTCCCGTTCTCCACTTACTGGCGCCATATGTGACGCATCTGTAGGCGGAAAACTGCCTACACAGCTCAAACGGGCGGGTTGGGACGGCCTGATCATCACTGGCAGCAGCGATACACCGTGCGGCATTGAAATCGAAAACGATGACATTCGCATTGTGGAGACGGATTTGTGGGGCGAAACCTGTGACAAGGTCTTTGACCAACTGGACGCCAAAGATCGCGCTGTCGCCACCATCGGCCCGGCTGCGGAGAACGGCGCACGTATCGCAGCCATCATGGTTGACCGCCACCATGCAGCGGGGCGCGGCGGCCTCGGACTGGTCTGGGCGCAGAAGAACCTGAAGTATCTTTCGGTCAAAGGGACCGGCAAAATCCGTATCCACGACAAGGAAGCGCTCAAGGAAGCACGGGAAGAAATATTCCGCCTCACGGCAGCCTCGCCTGTCCTGCTAGGTCAGCATGGATTCTCCTGCTGGGGAACAGGGTCGGTATACGACCTCATGGATTCCCGCCGCATGATGCCTACGGACAACTTCCGCAACACCAGATTCCCGCAGGCGAGCAAGCTCAATGCCGCCGCATATCAGAAGGCATACACACCACGAAAGCACGGCTGCAAAGGCTGCCACATCCTGTGCAAGAAGATCGCACAGGACGGACGCAGCATGCCGGAATTCGAAACCATGTCCCACTTTACCGCGCTCATCAACAATACGGACATGGATTTGGTCATGCAGGCTGGCGATCTGTGCAACAGATTGGGCATGGACACGATTTCCGCCGGGGCTACGCTTGCCTGCTACCGCGAAATCACTGGCGAAGATTTTACACCGCGTACTCTGATCAAGGCACTCTACGACATGGCCGAAGGTGGCTATCTGGGACAAGGATCATACGACTTC of the Pseudodesulfovibrio sp. zrk46 genome contains:
- a CDS encoding VPLPA-CTERM sorting domain-containing protein, with amino-acid sequence MLNRPLLYIPIFSFLILFSTVSVAMAALSPIDDNTAFFGRYSGIVTYENLDNSFSQMEMSVEFGPDSKLVDFDLNGGYLWVPESGVAWGGKGILMNKSYPNTYGYVENLIYTKFINTLQGWSIEGPTVFQDKHPEFGYMSFFFDGTFTQSLGEFAVSGTFDKTSPTPIPGAVWLLGSGLVGLVGFRRKRAA
- a CDS encoding cysteine hydrolase family protein, which produces MADQTALIVIDVQNVMFETPGMIPYNGSQVLINIKRLIEEARKADIPIVYIQHTTEGIGSEFEQDSRNWQIHPAIAPQNGDTTSLKYTYDAFCNTELNAKLKKLGANKLVFCGLQTEVCVDTTVRSAKAHGYESILVGDAHSSYDNDVIRAQDIVAHHNNVLNRRFCTVMPTSDMKF
- a CDS encoding molybdopterin biosynthesis protein, translating into MADRNIYLKTIPPEEAVQLAKNALDKDSLLSTETIPTHEAAGRVTAGPIYARYSSPTFHAAAMDGIAVKAESTFMAREDEPTALSHETEFLFVNTGNPLPEGMNAVIMIENVVQKDEVTVLTDAPAFPWQHVRRIGEDIVATELLIPQNRELTPCDIGALLSAGIYEVEVKERVKAVFLPTGDEVLNFLDKPAPVAGQVIESNSQVFKAYADSWGIEADWKAPTPDNEDALREAVMDGLKAGNHVVIVGAGSSAGSKDYSKKVFQSIGTVLVHGIAVMPGKPTLVAVTDERSGFPGRLLIGAPGYPVSAVVCHEKILAPVVNWLQGTAVSEPVMADVTLARKTPSKPGMREALRLAAGRIGDRIVAAPLARGAGMITTMTKAQAVAYIPEDVEGVEEGEILSAELLVPKADLDRVMVHVGSHDNTIDLMANELMGLAEPMRLVSSHAGSMGGLTALKSGSALFAGAHLFDPASGDFNFPFIEKYLKGIDVTVVNLAIRHQGLIVAKGNPMSIQGVNDLVRDDVTFINRQRGAGTRILLDHHVKEAGLMARGIQGYENEEFTHMAVAVNVLTGAASCGLGIFAAAKALDLDFVPLAHERYDLLIPTQYMEDERIRTLMELIQTDEVKAKIGELGGYETNLTGQIMKPGMGLG
- a CDS encoding aminopeptidase, which codes for MFTQEELKKYAETLWWGLSTARTNPYQPGDYVLLRFDTDAMPLAEVMFDLLMEKGINPVPRQNMTANMELSFYGKANEAQLTDIPAGDKEFVGGLNGLISLIAPSSLTHLSGVDPKKIGTAAVARKFMRDIMEKREQTGDFGWTLCVYPTPALAESAGLSMEEFKDQVIKACFLDNDNPPAKWDEIFNEAEKVKAWLNGLNIEHLNVKSESTDLIVVPGKDRRWLGVSGHNIPSFEIFLSPDWRGTEGVYYADQPSFRSGNYVEGVKLTFEKGVAVKTEAKQGDEFVAKQLTLDEGANRLGEFSLTDRRFSKINAFMANTLFDENFGGEQGNCHVAVGASYSDTYAGDQSTLDAAKKEELGFNDSALHWDLVNTEQKVVTATLKGGEELVIYKEGEFQYE
- a CDS encoding hemerythrin domain-containing protein, producing the protein MQTISWNDDLKLGIKTVDSQHRRIIGIANEFINAANQRSNGAALSHILTRLREQAVANLSVEERLMARARYSRRSVRSLENQRFKVGLKRLQRHLHTTGEATAQDITQFKQSLINHIRGAKRAVIRSIVAI
- a CDS encoding tetratricopeptide repeat protein, whose amino-acid sequence is MAEKKINKSRRNFLFGAVRRVKKEKLDEPVAGTAETIDTMKEANSLYVDQRWEEAREKYKECIDAEKNDADIRYRCGVCLYKVGKYRQAKLEFERTLRINREYKDAMLYLGLTMVRLERPEKAAALWKQYFNPQAIAVQRELNLQIGMMEQGMTDAPDVIAQAVESAITEAGDGVG
- a CDS encoding ferredoxin: MGYEITIDTDKCTGDGECVDVCPVEVFELQDGKAVAVNDDECLGCESCVEVCETDAITVEEA
- a CDS encoding aldehyde ferredoxin oxidoreductase family protein — translated: MSKSICGWTGKVLHIDLTTREMAAQYPARPVYEKYLGGKGLAGYYLRPYCTLETEEPDLPILVFAGPLTGTIAPTSGRGTIMSRSPLTGAICDASVGGKLPTQLKRAGWDGLIITGSSDTPCGIEIENDDIRIVETDLWGETCDKVFDQLDAKDRAVATIGPAAENGARIAAIMVDRHHAAGRGGLGLVWAQKNLKYLSVKGTGKIRIHDKEALKEAREEIFRLTAASPVLLGQHGFSCWGTGSVYDLMDSRRMMPTDNFRNTRFPQASKLNAAAYQKAYTPRKHGCKGCHILCKKIAQDGRSMPEFETMSHFTALINNTDMDLVMQAGDLCNRLGMDTISAGATLACYREITGEDFTPRTLIKALYDMAEGGYLGQGSYDFDKSCERPELSMSVKGMELPAYDPRGAYGMSLAYAMSTRGGCHLRAYPISHEILRKPVTTDRFSFSGKARIIKIAEDQNAVVDSLTACKFTFFAASLEEYAKAFTAVTGTPSSAHDLLEIGERIYYNERIMNAENGFEICDDDLPPRFFTEPGTSGGGIEIKPLDRAEFEQARANYYKVRGLDKYGRPTKETTKRLGLEVD